Proteins encoded in a region of the Anopheles aquasalis chromosome 2, idAnoAquaMG_Q_19, whole genome shotgun sequence genome:
- the LOC126572562 gene encoding carcinine transporter produces MNGNSDRKASELRQLQRQAPATQLKEELEEDVAEVLETEKMLADEPFDLDELLPVIGEFGRYQKLLLWLICLPACIPCGFCAFNQLFMTDVPEQYWCRVPALENFTVEERKMYAIPVTQDGDGVESYSKCSRYSVDWKEILNYSDTDTPLPTPNASWPTEPCLDGWEYNTSTVQSSIVIDFNLVCDYDIYPTLGLVALNTGGPVGVYLFGLLNDRAGRRISYFSCLATLLAGSFITAASTSFWMWAFSRVIVGLTIPAVYQIPFIIALELVGPNYRSFVTVMTCTFYTFGIMMLAGVTYLIRDWVELTLYTSVPFLLYFLYLLVMPESPRWLLMKGKLEQALAILEKMARVNGKQLPESFRNRLQQRVLAEKNRTTKHTEPTIGAFDLCKTPNMRLKTILITLNWFANETVYLGLSYYGPSLGENQYLSFFLSSLVEIPSYIICWIIMDRWGRRWPMCLLMILSGISCIVTVVLTEDAVTETLILYLLSKSMISASFLIIYPFAGELYPTQVRGVGIGTSSYIGGLGLIVIPFITYLGKENLRLPLVIMGFVSVLGGFTGLRLPETLHHRLPQTLEEGELFGADWTFDECFRCIPSKKSPASSYENLSHDPSDPALELNAAVPINATVARPSCSSGAGSTERTPLEIARIRRQSMKRLVRQASTMDTQKTRDGAMQLTYWF; encoded by the exons ATGAACGGCAACAGCGATCGTAAGGCGAGTGAGCTACGGCAGCTTCAGCGCCAAGCACCGGCCACGCAGTTGAAGGAGGAACTGGAGGAGGATGTCGCCGAGGTTCTGGAGACCGAAAAGATGCTGGCGGAT GAACCGTTCGATCTGGATGAACTGCTGCCCGTAATCGGTGAGTTTGGCCGGTaccagaagctgctgctgtggctgatTTGCCTGCCCGCCTGCATACCGTGTGGATTCTGTGCCTTCAACCAGCTCTTCATGACGGACGTACCGGAGCAGTACTGGTGCCGGGTGCCGGCGCTGGAAAACTTTACCGTGGAGGAGCGGAAAATGTACGCCATTCCCGTGACGCAG GATGGCGACGGGGTGGAAAGTTACAGCAAATGTTCTCGCTACTCGGTGGACTGGAAAGAGATACTGAATTACAGTGACACGGATACACCGCTGCCGACACCGAACGCATCGTGGCCCACCGAACCGTGTCTCGATGGTTGGGAGTACAACACGTCGACGGTGCAATCGTCGATCGTGATTGAT TTCAATCTCGTCTGCGATTATGACATCTATCCAACGCTGGGGCTGGTGGCACTGAATACCGGTGGTCCGGTAGGAGTTTATCTGTTTGGGCTGCTTAACGATCGCGCCGGAAGGCGAATATCGTACTTCTCCTGTTTGGCCACGTTGCTCGCCGGTAGCTTCATTACGGcggccagcaccagcttctGGATGTGGGCCTTTAGTCGAGTCATCGTGGGGCTTACCATTCCGGCTGTTTATCAGATTCCATTCATCATAGCGCTCGAGCTGGTCGGACCGAACTACCGATCGTTCGTCACCGTGATGACTTGTACGTTCTACACCTTTGGCATCATGATGTTGGCCGGTGTTACGTATCTGATACGGGATTGGGTGGAACTGACGCTCTACACCTCCGTCCCGTTTCTGCTGTACTTTCTCTATCTGTTGGTGATGCCGGAATCACCGCGTTGGTTGCTAATGAAGGGCAAGCTGGAGCAAGCGTTGGCGATCTTGGAGAAGATGGCTCGCGTCAATGGGAAACAGCTGCCCGAAAGTTTCCGCAatcggttgcagcagcgcGTACTGGCGGAGAAGAATCGTACGACCAAGCACACCGAACCCACGATCGGTGCGTTCGATCTGTGCAAAACGCCCAACATGAGACTGAAAACCATCTTGATCACGCTGAACTGGTTCGCCAACGAGACGGTCTATCTGGGACTGAGCTATTACGGGCCATCGCTGGGTGAGAATCAGTATTTGAGCTTCTTCCTGTCGTCGCTCGTCGAGATTCCGAGCTACATCATCTGCTGGATTATTATGGATCGATGGGGCCGTCGGTGGCCCATGTGTTTGCTCATGATCCTTAG TGGTATCAGCTGCATAGTAACCGTTGTGCTGACGGAGGATGCTGTGACGGAGACGCTCATACTGTACCTGCTCTCCAAATCGATGATATCGGCCTCCTTCCTTATCATTTATCCTTTCGCTGGTGAGCTGTATCCTACACAGGTACGCGGTGTCGGCATCGGAACCTCTAGCTACATCGGAGGACTTGGACTGATTGTGATTCCCTTTATCACTTATTTG GGTAAAGAGAACCTCCGGTTACCGCTTGTCATCATGGGATTCGTGTCCGTGCTCGGGGGTTTTACCGGATTGCGGCTACCGGAGACACTGCACCATCGGTTACCGCAAACACTCGAGGAGGGGGAACTGTTCGGGGCGGACTGGACATTCGATGAGTGCTTCCGGTGTATACCGAGCAAGAAATCACCAGCCAGCTCCTACGAGAACCTATCGCACGATCCTTCCGATCCGGCCCTCGAGCTGAATGCTGCCGTACCGATCAATGCGACCGTCGCACGGCCAAGCTGCTCCAGTGGGGCCGGTTCTACCGAAAGGACTCCACTGGAAATCGCGCGGATACGACGACAATCGATGAAGCGACTCGTACGCCAGGCAAGCACCATGGACACACAGAAAACGAGAGACGGTGCCATGCAGCTTACTTACTGGTTTTGA
- the LOC126572564 gene encoding protein phosphatase methylesterase 1 encodes MSNLQRVMMKSKLPPMCPNPRFPKPSDRGYRRQTDYNPLMWDAFFAQKQDVETGQGKFRVYLSSATTEIGAPLLVLLHGGGFSALSWALFSSEITKLIHCQCLAIDIRGHGDTYTVEEDDLSSDRLATDVGEVIKSMYGDSPPPIILMGHSMGGAICVHAANMYALPSLIGMVVIDVVEGTALEALASMQSFLRSRPTTFKSIQHAIEWCVRSGQVRNVDSARVSMPGQIINIETKQLATNELPLPEEQTVSEKPDFKHPMAIAEDAETTQTPTTPTEEEAHSVLSPPSPPKGSAGAGAVNLRKYAWRIDLSKSEKYWEGWFSGLSQKFLDVHVPKLLLLAGIDNLDRALTVGQMQGKFQLQVLARCGHAVHEDRPHEVAEVIATYLIRNRFAQATGDGQFLKHMPAC; translated from the exons ATGTCGAATTTACAGCGCGTAATGATGAAATCAAAGTTACCTCCAATGTGCCCGAATCCCCGTTTCCCGAAACCGAG TGACCGCGGATATCGGCGCCAGACCGACTACAACCCGCTGATGTGGGATGCTTTCTTCGCACAGAAACAGGACGTCGAAACCGGCCAAGGGAAATTCCGGGTGTATCtgtccagcgccaccaccgagatCGGTGCACCGCTGCTCGTCCTGCTGCACGGCGGTGGCTTTTCCGCCCTCTCTTGGGCTCTGTTCAGT AGCGAAATTACAAAACTGATTCACTGCCAGTGTCTGGCGATCGATATCCGCGGGCATGGAGATACCTACACGGTGGAGGAAGACGATCTCTCATCCGATCGATTGGCAAC AGACGTCGGCGAAGTGATTAAATCCATGTACGGCGACTCGCCACCACCGATAATCTTGATGGGACACTCGATGGGTGGTGCGATATGTGTGCATGCGGCCAACATGTACGCCCTGCCGTCCCTCATCGGCATGGTCGTGATCGATGTGGTCGAAGGAACGGCACTCGAGGCGTTGGCCAGCATGCAAAGCTTCCTTCGTTCCCGCCCAACTACCTTCAAGAGCATCCAGCATGCCATCGAGTGGTGCGTACGCAGTGGCCAGGTTCGAAACGTCGACTCGGCACGCGTTTCCATGCCGGGACAGATCATAAA catcgaaacgaaacagttGGCCACGAACGAGTTGCCACTGCCGGAGGAGCAAACCGTCAGTGAAAAGCCTGATTTTAAGCACCCGATGGCCATCGCCGAAGATGccgaaacaacacaaacccCCACCACACCGACCGAGGAAGAGGCGCACTCGGTGCTCTCCCCACCTTCTCCCCCAAAGggcagtgccggtgccggtgccgttaACCTGCGAAAGTACGCGTGGCGTATCGATCTGTCCAAGTCGGAAAAGTACTGGGAAGGGTGGTTCTCGGGGTTGAGTCAAAAGTTTCTCGACGTGCACGTaccgaagctgctgctgctggccggtatCGACAATCTCGATCGGGCGCTTACGGTCGGGCAGATGCAGGGTAAATTTCAGCTGCAGGTGCTGGCTCGCTGTGGACACGCGGTGCACGAGGATCGACCGCACGAGGTGGCGGAAGTTATAGCGACGTACTTGATAAGAAATCGATTCGCTCAAGCGACCGGTGATGGGCAGTTCCTGAAGCATATGCCAGCTTGCTAA
- the LOC126572565 gene encoding ribonuclease H2 subunit B, which translates to MSAKFFFVLKGDLIEKGDSSLQIVSLRNPATKSESKYLLRLECGTSVYEVNCFNEPHRSWFINETVCSNGKIFLPTPIDPLFLLLPYLEQHCTERAVPLEQVLIDDEFPRVAALAEALKPSRIILLTDEKRAGNIVAYRYNESKALAWLVSKCHRLAGIVNKQDGSAARSKNFIKEEKENEVDGDESAALQTAYGLVSDYLSLEMGKKLANALGFPEDDNVSKKRKSVLDLEAVQVKRIKKEEVHETTPIKLPASEKKVTAKAKALAKAASGSKSISSFFKK; encoded by the exons ATGTCTGCCaaattctttttcgttttaaaaG GCGATTTAATCGAAAAGGGCGATTCTAGTTTACAAATCGTGTCGCTGCGAAATCCGGCCACGAAGAGCGAATCAAAATACTTGCTGCGCCTGGAATGCGGAACATCCGTGTACGAAGTGAATTGTTTCAACGAACCACATCGATCCTGGTTCATCAATGAGACGGTGTGCTCGAACGGGAAGATATTCCTGCCCACTCCCATCGATCCGCTGTTTCTCTTGCTGCCCTACCTTGAGCAGCACTGCACGGAACGGGCGGTTCCTCTGGAGCAGGTGTTGATCGACGACGAGTTTCCACGGGTCGCAGCCCTAGCCGAGGCACTGAAACCCTCTCGAATAATCTTACTGACCGATGAAAAGCGGGCCGGCAATATCGTCGCGTACCGGTACAATGAGTCCAAAGCCTTGGCATGGTTGGTGAGCAAATGCCACCGATTGGCCGGGATCGTCAACAAGCAGGACGGTTCGGCGGCTCGATCTAAAAACTTCAtcaaagaagagaaggagaacgaaGTGGACGGAGATGAATCGGCCGCTCTGCAGACTGCGTACGGTCTTGTCAGCGATTATCTGTCGCTGGAAATGGGAAAGAAGTTGGCCAACGCGCTAGGCTTCCCCGAGGATGATAATGTTTCGAAGAAGCGTAAATCCGTCCTCGACCTGGAGGCGGTGCAGGTGAAGCGGATCAAGAAGGAAGAAGTACACGAGACCACTCCGATCAAGCTGCCGGCCTCGGAGAAGAAGGTTACGGCCAAGGCGAAAGCGTTGGCAAAGGCTGCCAGTGGGTCGAAAAGTATTTCTAGCTTTTTCAAGAAATAA
- the LOC126572566 gene encoding SNAPIN protein homolog: protein MAEDHTDSSLTSIDDEERTDNTENLCENPTRDILTEGFFRLFKPVIDDLENNIKGASSTQNELRTQLEELSGEMKNLNFENDPVLHEYFKRMVRVKQKVVVIMNILQGAQERLVLLCQQQEMSRSPDAAASAAP from the coding sequence ATGGCCGAGGACCACACCGATAGTTCGTTAAcatcgattgatgatgaggagCGGACTGATAACACGGAGAATTTGTGCGAAAATCCTACCCGCGACATCCTGACCGAGGGCTTCTTCCGTCTATTCAAGCCCGTTATCGATGATCTGGAGAACAACATCAAGGGGGCGAGCAGCACACAGAACGAACTACGCACGCAACTGGAAGAGTTATCGGGTGAAATGAAGAATCTCAACTTTGAAAATGATCCCGTGCTGCACGAGTACTTCAAACGGATGGTGCGCGTTAAGCAGAAGGTCGTGGTGATCATGAACATCCTGCAAGGTGCCCAAGAACGGTTGGTTCTACTCTGCCAACAACAGGAAATGAGCAGGTCTccggatgctgcagcatcggcTGCCCCGTAA
- the LOC126572567 gene encoding NHP2-like protein 1 homolog, with protein MTEEVNPKAYPLADQALTSKIMTLIQQAVNYKQLRRGANEATKTLNRGLSEFIVMAADAEPIEIILHLPLLCEDKNVPYVFVRSKQALGRACGVSRPIVACSVTIDEGSQLKSQIVSIQQEIERLLV; from the exons ATG ACCGAGGAAGTTAACCCGAAGGCCTATCCCCTGGCGGATCAGGCGCTGACCTCCAAGATCATGACGCTGATCCAGCAGGCCGTCAACTACAAGCAGCTCCGCCGTGGAGCGAACGAGGCCACGAAGACGCTTAACCGCGGCCTGTCGGAGTTCATCGTGATGGCAGCGGATGCTGAGCCGATCGAGATCATCCTGcatctgccgctgctgtgtgAGGACAAGAACGTGCCGTACGTTTTCGTACGCTCCAAGCAGGCGCTTGGCCGTGCCTGCGGTGTTTCGCGCCCCATCGTTGCCTGTTCCGTCACGATCGATGAGGGCTCGCAGCTCAAGTCGCAGATCGTATCGATCCAGCAGGAAATCGAGCGGCTGCTCGTGTAA
- the LOC126572563 gene encoding la-related protein 7, translating into METDKQTPTQRASNDKDDKKKGRHRKKHTFNAIRSQMEFYFSDANLSKDRYMSVLLREDPFIPLQEFLKFNKIKAIASSVEEIATALKNSELLTLSDDNQKVRRTKEFVERENSEDCTLYVESLPPKADLDWVRNVFSSYGKVAYVSLPRFKFSKKIKEFGFVEFEEEASVSKALKAFQTFGGVLSYEPSKAEKLASIKCYELDKMEMLQGAAGTSVGAETDTSEGQPDVKTEPEDTPIDPSVKEESTEQEDNSRPSAKRHQPESEECDPASGDDDIKETPAKRPKLDSESDGNEAQAPESGQEETTAVTTDVDETTDAEQTDDKQMDHETTDDKGKKKCRQRKGCSTIKKELQVDDKVYELKIMTKKEWRRLRNKYLDLQRKEASKLKRLFAQPEKHHQRGQAKSSSSGAASAGGKATVAGGLKSIKSSPRVNFYGAMPVEEEEQAGAEAGTDEPEIGEASVAIAKHPLFSFEPGLIVNVKFREPCVDVKDFRAELRQYPYVKYIDVKEGDFEAFVRVDKPASANTLVKEYSSAEHSAQILSGELEQQYWEKMMRDREDKLNKRVKTEKVRGRTKLIRKINTHIKFDDDDE; encoded by the exons ATGGAAACGGATAAGCAGACACCTACACAGCGTGCTTCTAACGATAAGGATGATAAGAAGAAAGGGCGGCATCGTAAGAAACACACGTTCAACGCGATACGCTCGCAAATGGAGTTTTACTTCTCCGACGCAAACCTCAGCAAAGATCGGTACATGTCCGTTCTACTCCGGGAAGATCCAT TTATACCGTTGCAGGAGTTTCTAAAGTTCAACAAAATCAAAGCGATCGCCTCGAGCGTAGAGGAAATCGCTACCGCGCTCAAGAACTCCGAGCTTCTAACGCTCTCCGATGATAACCAGAAGGTACGGCGTACGAAAGAGTTCGTAGAGCGGGAAAATTCCGAAGATTGCACCCTGTACGTCGAGAGCCTTCCACCGAAGGCCGATCTCGATTGGGTGCGTAATGTGTTCTCCAGTTACGGCAAGGTGGCTTACGTATCGTTGCCAAGGTTCAAATTCTCCAAAAAGATCAAAGAGTTTGGCTTCGTTGAGTTCGAGGAGGAAGCCAGCGTCAGCAAAGCGCTCAAAGCATTCCAAACGTTTGGCGGTGTGCTCAGTTATGAACCATCGAAAGCGGAAAAACTGGCCAGCATAAAGTGCTACGAATTAGATAAGATGGAAATGCTTCAAGGGGCTGCCGGTACGTCCGTCGGTGCTGAAACAGATACGTCGGAGGGCCAACCGGATGTGAAAACGGAACCTGAAGATACGCCAATCGATCCATCGGTGAAGGAAGAATCTACAGAGCAGGAGGATAACAGCAGACCATCGGCCAAAAGGCATCAACCGGAATCCGAAGAATGTGATCCTGCTTCGGGAGACGATGACATTAAAGAAACACCAGCCAAAAGACCAAAACTGGATTCGGAAAGCGATGGAAACGAAGCACAAGCGCCTGAGAGTGGTCAAGAGGAAACCACTGCGGTTACCACCGATGTCGATGAAACGACGGACGCGGAACAAACGGATGATAAGCAGATGGACCACGAAACCACCGATgacaaagggaaaaagaagtgTCGCCAACGAAAGGGATGCAGCACCATTAAGAAAGAGCTTCAGGTGGACGACAAGGTGTACGAACTGAAAATAATGACCAA GAAAGAGTGGCGCAGATTACGAAACAAATATCTCGACCTCCAGCGCAAAGAAGCGAGCAAACTGAAGCGGCTCTTTGCTCAACCCgaaaagcaccaccagcgtggGCAAGcgaaatcatcctcatccggtGCTGCTTCCGCTGGTGGTAAAGCGaccgttgctggtggattGAAATCTATAAAATCCTCTCCGAGAGTTAACTTTTACGGTGCGATGCcagtggaagaggaagaacaggCTGGTGCAGAAGCAGGAACCGATGAACCGGAGATCGGTGAGGCAAGCGTAGCTATTGCAAAGCATCccctcttctccttcgaaCCGGGACTGATCGTGAACGTCAAGTTCCGAGAGCCGTGTGTCGACGTGAAGGATTTCCGTGCCGAGCTGCGACAGTATCCGTACGTGAAGTACATCGATGTAAAGGAAGGTGATTTTGAGGCGTTTGTCCGCGTGGATAAACCAGCATCGGCGAACACGCTGGTCAAGGAGTACAGTTCTGCTGAACACAGTGCGCAAATACTGAGTGGAGAGTTGGAGCAGCAGTACTGGGAGAAGATGATGCGTGACCGCGAGGACAAGCTGAACAAACGGgtcaaaacggaaaaggtgCGAGGCCGTACGAAGTTGATTCGTAAGATAAACACTCACATCAAattcgacgatgatgatgagtag
- the LOC126570349 gene encoding retinaldehyde-binding protein 1 isoform X1 — MRVPTMLSEIEELPSVQLGDYVLRFELEDLTPFGKEVAKNELRETPEIRESSVEELRTLLKEVEGLVVPLDNDDWMIRFLRPCKFYAKSACELIQRYYQFKIKHFDMYNELMPSKEANIFKQNILAVFPNRDQLGRRVLLLELGKNWKHKEVTLDEVFKGCVLFLEAAMLEPETQVHGAVVIFDMDGLTLQQAWQFTPPFAKRIVDWLQDAVPLRIKGIHIINQPKIFNMVFALFKPILREKLRSRIIFHGTDRDSLYNHISKECLPAVYGGTVDAPRVQGEQWYELLLKCDNEYKEINQYGYTKQLEELRNKKNKKK; from the exons ATGA GGGTCCCAACGATGCTGTCCGAAATAGAGGAGCTGCCGTCGGTGCAGCTGGGCGACTATGTACTTCGCTTTGAGCTGGAAGATCTGACACCGTTTGGCAAGGAGGTAGCCAAGAACGAGCTGCGCGAAACGCCGGAAATCCGTGAATCCAGTGTGGAGGAGCTCCGGACATTACTCAAAG AAGTGGAAGGCTTGGTGGTACCGCTTGATAATGACGATTGGATGATTCGTTTTCTGCGACCCTGCAAGTTTTACGCGAAGAGTGCTTGCGAGCTG ATCCAACGGTACTACCAGTTCAAGATTAAACACTTTGATATGTACAACGAGCTGATGCCATCGAAGGAAGCCAACATCTTCAAGCAGAACATTCTGGCCGTGTTTCCGAACCGCGATCAGCTCGGACgccgcgtgctgctgctggagttgggCAAAAATTGGAAGCACAAAGAAGTGACCCTGGACGAGGTGTTCAAAGGTTGTGTGCTGTTCCTCGAGGCGGCAATGCTCGAACCGGAAACGCAAGTGCACGGTGCCGTGGTGATCTTCGATATGGACGGGCTGACGCTGCAGCAGGCGTGGCAGTTCACTCCACCGTTCGCCAAGCGTATCGTCGACTGGCTGCAGGATGCGGTACCACTTCGGATCAAGGGCATTCATATAATTAACCAACCAAAGATCTTCAACATGGTATTCGCCCTGTTCAAGCCGATCCTACGCGAGAAGCTGCGAAGTCGCATTATCTTCCATGGTACCGATCGTGATTCGCTCTATAATCACATCTCCAAGGAGTGTCTGCCCGCTGTGTACGGTGGCACGGTAGATGCACCGCGGGTGCAGGGTGAACAGTGGTACGAGCTGCTTCTAAAGTGTGACAACGAGTACAAGGAAATCAACCAGTACGGTTACACGAAGCAACTCGAGGAGCTGCGtaacaagaaaaacaagaaaaagtgA
- the LOC126570349 gene encoding alpha-tocopherol transfer protein-like isoform X2 — MLSEIEELPSVQLGDYVLRFELEDLTPFGKEVAKNELRETPEIRESSVEELRTLLKEVEGLVVPLDNDDWMIRFLRPCKFYAKSACELIQRYYQFKIKHFDMYNELMPSKEANIFKQNILAVFPNRDQLGRRVLLLELGKNWKHKEVTLDEVFKGCVLFLEAAMLEPETQVHGAVVIFDMDGLTLQQAWQFTPPFAKRIVDWLQDAVPLRIKGIHIINQPKIFNMVFALFKPILREKLRSRIIFHGTDRDSLYNHISKECLPAVYGGTVDAPRVQGEQWYELLLKCDNEYKEINQYGYTKQLEELRNKKNKKK, encoded by the exons ATGCTGTCCGAAATAGAGGAGCTGCCGTCGGTGCAGCTGGGCGACTATGTACTTCGCTTTGAGCTGGAAGATCTGACACCGTTTGGCAAGGAGGTAGCCAAGAACGAGCTGCGCGAAACGCCGGAAATCCGTGAATCCAGTGTGGAGGAGCTCCGGACATTACTCAAAG AAGTGGAAGGCTTGGTGGTACCGCTTGATAATGACGATTGGATGATTCGTTTTCTGCGACCCTGCAAGTTTTACGCGAAGAGTGCTTGCGAGCTG ATCCAACGGTACTACCAGTTCAAGATTAAACACTTTGATATGTACAACGAGCTGATGCCATCGAAGGAAGCCAACATCTTCAAGCAGAACATTCTGGCCGTGTTTCCGAACCGCGATCAGCTCGGACgccgcgtgctgctgctggagttgggCAAAAATTGGAAGCACAAAGAAGTGACCCTGGACGAGGTGTTCAAAGGTTGTGTGCTGTTCCTCGAGGCGGCAATGCTCGAACCGGAAACGCAAGTGCACGGTGCCGTGGTGATCTTCGATATGGACGGGCTGACGCTGCAGCAGGCGTGGCAGTTCACTCCACCGTTCGCCAAGCGTATCGTCGACTGGCTGCAGGATGCGGTACCACTTCGGATCAAGGGCATTCATATAATTAACCAACCAAAGATCTTCAACATGGTATTCGCCCTGTTCAAGCCGATCCTACGCGAGAAGCTGCGAAGTCGCATTATCTTCCATGGTACCGATCGTGATTCGCTCTATAATCACATCTCCAAGGAGTGTCTGCCCGCTGTGTACGGTGGCACGGTAGATGCACCGCGGGTGCAGGGTGAACAGTGGTACGAGCTGCTTCTAAAGTGTGACAACGAGTACAAGGAAATCAACCAGTACGGTTACACGAAGCAACTCGAGGAGCTGCGtaacaagaaaaacaagaaaaagtgA